A single genomic interval of Asinibacterium sp. OR53 harbors:
- the gyrB gene encoding DNA topoisomerase (ATP-hydrolyzing) subunit B, which translates to MSEEQMTKEEAQNKNYGADSIQVLEGLEAVRKRPAMYIGDVGVKGLHHLVYEVVDNSIDEALAGYCKNISVTIHEDNSISVQDDGRGIPTAMHSKEKRSALEVVMTVLHAGGKFDKNTYKVSGGLHGVGVSCVNALSTTLHVTVHREGKIFEQEYHIGVPQYPVREIGTSNITGTIVHFWPDTTIFQETVYKKDILEGRLRELAYLNKRISITLTDLREKDEEGNVYIRNFYSEGGIVEFVTMLDKNGNRTPLIANPLYVEGHDESTNVTVEVALSYNDDFKEHIFSYVNNINTIEGGTHVTGFRQALTRVFKNYGDKEGLFEKAKVTVEGDDFREGLSAIISVKVPEPQFEGQTKTKLGNSEVSGVVQTTVSRVLEAYLEENPKEAKYVISKIILAAQARVAAKKARDMVQRKTVLSGGGLPGKLADCSERDAEKCELYLVEGDSAGGTAKQGRDRSYQAILPLRGKILNVEKAMEHKIYENEEIRNMYTALGVTVGTAEDPKALNITKLRYHKIIIMTDADVDGSHIATLILTFIFRYMKELVEQGYVYIAQPPLYLVKKGKEQEYAYNEEQRKLLVEKLAGGGREDSVTIQRYKGLGEMNADQLWETTMDPARRTLKQVTIESAYEADRIFSMLMGDEVAPRREFIESHAKYAKIDV; encoded by the coding sequence ATGAGTGAGGAACAAATGACCAAAGAAGAGGCACAAAATAAAAATTATGGTGCCGACAGCATACAGGTACTGGAAGGTTTGGAGGCGGTGCGTAAAAGGCCCGCGATGTATATCGGCGATGTAGGAGTAAAAGGTCTGCACCACTTGGTGTACGAGGTGGTAGACAACTCCATTGATGAAGCATTGGCCGGCTATTGTAAGAACATCAGCGTTACCATTCATGAAGACAATTCCATCAGCGTGCAGGACGACGGGCGTGGTATTCCTACCGCCATGCACAGCAAGGAAAAAAGAAGCGCATTGGAAGTGGTGATGACGGTATTACATGCCGGTGGTAAATTCGATAAGAACACTTACAAAGTATCGGGTGGTTTGCACGGTGTAGGTGTGAGTTGCGTGAATGCCCTCAGCACCACTTTGCACGTGACTGTTCACCGTGAAGGAAAAATATTTGAGCAAGAGTACCATATTGGTGTGCCCCAGTATCCTGTAAGGGAGATTGGCACCAGCAATATCACCGGTACTATTGTACATTTCTGGCCGGATACCACCATCTTCCAGGAAACAGTGTATAAAAAAGATATCCTGGAAGGTCGTTTGCGCGAGCTCGCTTACCTGAACAAACGCATCAGCATTACCCTCACCGACCTGCGTGAGAAAGACGAAGAGGGCAATGTCTATATCCGTAATTTTTATAGCGAAGGTGGCATCGTTGAGTTTGTTACCATGCTCGATAAGAACGGCAACCGCACGCCCCTCATTGCGAATCCTTTGTATGTGGAGGGACACGATGAATCAACCAATGTAACGGTGGAAGTAGCGCTTTCCTATAACGATGATTTCAAAGAGCACATCTTCTCTTATGTCAATAACATCAATACCATCGAAGGTGGTACACACGTAACAGGCTTCAGGCAGGCGCTGACAAGGGTATTTAAAAACTATGGCGATAAGGAAGGTCTTTTTGAAAAAGCCAAGGTAACCGTTGAAGGAGATGATTTCAGGGAAGGGCTGAGCGCTATCATTTCAGTGAAAGTACCCGAGCCGCAGTTCGAAGGACAGACCAAGACCAAACTGGGTAACAGTGAAGTGAGCGGTGTGGTGCAAACCACCGTGTCGAGGGTATTGGAAGCCTACCTGGAAGAAAATCCGAAGGAAGCCAAATATGTGATCTCCAAAATTATCCTTGCTGCACAGGCAAGGGTAGCCGCCAAAAAAGCACGCGACATGGTACAACGCAAGACCGTGCTGAGCGGCGGCGGACTGCCGGGTAAGCTGGCCGATTGCAGTGAACGCGATGCGGAGAAATGCGAACTCTACCTGGTAGAGGGAGACTCGGCAGGCGGTACAGCCAAACAGGGGCGCGACAGGAGTTACCAGGCTATTCTGCCGTTAAGGGGTAAGATCCTGAACGTGGAGAAAGCCATGGAACATAAGATATACGAGAATGAAGAGATACGCAACATGTACACGGCATTGGGAGTAACAGTAGGCACAGCCGAAGATCCCAAGGCGTTGAATATAACCAAGCTGCGCTATCATAAGATCATCATCATGACCGATGCCGATGTGGATGGATCGCATATCGCTACCCTCATCCTCACTTTTATTTTCCGTTATATGAAGGAACTGGTGGAGCAGGGTTATGTATACATTGCCCAGCCGCCATTGTACCTCGTGAAAAAAGGAAAAGAACAGGAATATGCTTACAATGAAGAGCAACGCAAATTGCTGGTGGAAAAACTGGCCGGAGGGGGCCGCGAAGACAGCGTTACCATCCAGCGATACAAAGGTTTGGGTGAGATGAATGCCGACCAGCTCTGGGAAACCACGATGGACCCCGCCCGCCGTACCCTTAAACAGGTGACCATCGAGAGCGCTTACGAGGCCGACCGTATCTTCAGTATGCTCATGGGCGATGAAGTGGCTCCGCGCCGCGAATTCATTGAAAGTCATGCCAAATACGCCAAGATCGACGTTTAA
- the mfd gene encoding transcription-repair coupling factor — protein MNLGTLLAQYQNDPRLFQLADRLSFADPQRIFLKNLQGSSTEFIVSAVFQRDQQLNHLVVLNDPEEAAYFLNTLESLTQALDIFYFPASFKNRRNFKVLNSSHVMLRTEALTRLAAGGNKKIIVTYPEALFEKVVLPKTLNSNIISIKTNDTINPESLMELFVMYGFERTDFVYEPGQFAVRGGILDIYSFGNEKPYRVELFGNEVDSIRIFDPETQLSERKLLQVNIIPNVETQFSSEEKIPLLQFLSDNTVVWLKDLDVVQEKLQQQEEDLEGFIDMLKGGYSMQSFDDDDQTKVLKEINSEDFIKAASLQDALKQRHVVEFGLKPYLANFEIEFKTRPQPSFNRQFDLLIRDLKAHESAGFGIYIFAEQARQLERLHSIFNDLNTEIQFVPVVSGIHEGFIDEDLKTVCYTDHQLFQRYHKYKVKQAYNKNKALTLKTLRDLQPGDFVTHIDHGVGRYSGLQKLEVNGKLQEAVRIIYRDSDILYVNINSLHKISKYTGKEGTIPKVNKLGSDVWAKLKDKTKAKVKEVAFDLIKLYAQRKSQQGFSHTPDNYMQTELEASFIYEDTPDQSKATADVKKDMESASPMDRLVCGDVGFGKTEVAIRAAFKSVVDGKQAAILVPTTILAFQHYKTFSERLKDFPVTVDYINRFKSAKEKKETLKKLEEGKVDIIVGTHGLLGKEVKFKDLGVMIVDEEQKFGVGHKEKLKTLKTNVDCLTLTATPIPRTLQFSLMGARDLSIINTPPPNRQPIQTELHVFNEDFIRDAIYYETERGGQVFFIHNRVQGLAEMSALIQGLCPDLSVGHAHGQLEGHELEERIMDFIDMKYDVLVCTNIVESGVDIPNVNTIIVNNAHQFGLSDLHQLRGRVGRSNKKAFCYLLAPLSTLPSDSRKRLQTLEQFSDLGSGFQIAMRDLDIRGAGNLLGGEQSGFMADIGFEMYQKILEEAIRELKRSAFKDLFKEEISKQDDYVSDCTIDTDLEVLIPDDYVESITERLSLYTRLDNCEQETELTGFHQEMVDRFGPMPPQVEDLYTTVRCRWLAVDLGFEKMTLKEDTLRCYFINRPDSPYFESELFKNVLAYLQTGTNKARLKQAGKNFLLVVDQVKDMDAMYRFLQQMHSAVLAAPALAQ, from the coding sequence ATGAACCTGGGGACGTTGTTAGCGCAGTATCAAAATGACCCCCGCCTTTTTCAGTTGGCGGACAGGCTTTCTTTTGCCGATCCCCAGCGAATCTTTCTTAAAAATTTACAGGGCAGCAGCACGGAATTTATCGTAAGCGCTGTTTTTCAACGCGACCAGCAGCTGAACCATCTCGTAGTACTGAACGACCCGGAAGAAGCCGCTTATTTCCTGAATACCCTGGAGAGCCTCACACAAGCACTGGATATTTTTTATTTCCCGGCTTCTTTTAAAAACAGGAGAAACTTTAAAGTGCTCAACAGTTCGCATGTGATGTTGCGTACAGAAGCCCTGACAAGACTCGCCGCAGGAGGTAATAAAAAGATCATTGTTACCTATCCCGAAGCGCTTTTTGAAAAAGTGGTGCTGCCGAAAACACTCAACAGCAATATCATCAGCATCAAAACCAATGATACCATCAACCCTGAAAGCCTGATGGAATTGTTTGTGATGTATGGGTTTGAACGAACCGATTTTGTGTATGAACCCGGACAGTTTGCGGTTCGTGGGGGTATCCTGGATATTTATTCTTTCGGTAATGAGAAACCTTACCGGGTTGAATTGTTTGGCAACGAGGTAGACAGTATCCGCATTTTCGATCCCGAAACACAATTGAGTGAGCGCAAGCTGCTGCAAGTGAATATCATTCCGAATGTGGAAACACAATTCAGTTCGGAAGAAAAGATACCGCTGCTGCAATTCCTTTCCGATAATACGGTAGTGTGGCTGAAAGACCTGGATGTAGTGCAGGAGAAACTGCAGCAGCAGGAAGAAGACCTGGAAGGATTCATAGATATGCTCAAAGGAGGATATTCCATGCAATCTTTCGATGACGACGACCAGACCAAAGTGCTGAAAGAGATCAATAGCGAAGATTTTATCAAAGCGGCGTCGTTACAAGACGCGTTGAAACAGCGGCATGTTGTTGAATTTGGACTGAAACCTTATCTCGCCAATTTCGAAATTGAATTCAAAACCAGGCCCCAGCCTTCTTTTAACAGGCAGTTCGACCTGCTCATCCGGGATCTCAAAGCGCATGAATCTGCCGGTTTCGGCATATACATTTTTGCCGAACAGGCCAGGCAACTGGAAAGATTGCACAGTATTTTCAACGACCTCAATACCGAAATACAATTTGTACCGGTGGTGTCGGGCATTCATGAAGGCTTCATCGATGAAGACCTTAAAACAGTTTGCTATACCGATCACCAGTTGTTCCAGCGTTACCATAAATACAAGGTCAAGCAGGCCTATAATAAAAATAAAGCGCTTACGCTTAAAACCTTGCGCGACCTGCAGCCGGGCGATTTTGTTACACATATCGATCATGGAGTGGGCCGGTACAGCGGACTACAGAAACTGGAAGTGAACGGAAAACTGCAGGAGGCTGTGCGCATCATTTATAGAGACAGTGATATCCTGTATGTGAACATCAATTCACTGCATAAAATTTCAAAGTACACAGGCAAAGAAGGTACGATTCCCAAAGTGAACAAATTGGGCAGTGATGTTTGGGCAAAACTGAAAGATAAAACAAAGGCGAAGGTCAAAGAAGTGGCTTTCGACCTCATCAAACTATATGCGCAGCGTAAGTCGCAGCAAGGCTTTTCACATACGCCGGACAACTACATGCAAACAGAGCTGGAAGCATCCTTTATTTATGAAGATACGCCCGACCAGAGCAAAGCTACGGCTGATGTGAAGAAAGATATGGAAAGTGCTTCGCCGATGGACAGGCTGGTATGTGGCGATGTAGGATTCGGTAAAACAGAAGTAGCCATACGTGCCGCTTTCAAATCGGTGGTGGATGGCAAGCAGGCTGCTATACTGGTACCCACTACCATTCTGGCTTTTCAGCATTACAAGACTTTCAGTGAACGATTGAAAGACTTTCCGGTAACCGTTGATTATATCAACCGGTTCAAGTCGGCCAAAGAGAAAAAAGAAACCCTGAAAAAACTGGAAGAAGGCAAAGTAGATATCATCGTAGGTACACATGGCTTATTGGGGAAAGAAGTGAAGTTCAAAGACCTCGGTGTGATGATCGTAGACGAGGAACAAAAATTCGGCGTGGGGCACAAAGAGAAATTGAAGACCCTGAAAACGAATGTGGATTGTCTAACCCTCACGGCCACGCCTATTCCGCGGACACTGCAGTTCAGTCTCATGGGCGCACGGGACTTGAGTATCATCAATACACCGCCACCTAACCGGCAGCCCATTCAAACGGAGTTGCATGTGTTCAATGAAGATTTTATACGCGATGCCATTTATTATGAAACAGAACGGGGCGGACAGGTCTTCTTCATTCACAATCGAGTACAGGGACTGGCAGAAATGAGTGCCTTGATACAGGGGCTATGTCCTGATCTGAGCGTGGGACACGCGCATGGGCAATTGGAAGGCCATGAACTGGAAGAGCGCATCATGGATTTCATAGACATGAAATACGACGTGCTGGTATGCACCAATATTGTGGAGAGTGGCGTAGATATTCCGAATGTGAATACCATCATTGTAAACAATGCACACCAGTTCGGACTAAGCGATCTGCACCAGCTGCGCGGAAGGGTAGGGCGCAGCAACAAAAAAGCTTTCTGTTATCTGCTGGCTCCGTTGAGTACATTGCCTTCCGACTCGAGAAAACGTTTGCAAACACTGGAGCAGTTCAGTGACCTGGGCAGTGGCTTCCAAATTGCAATGCGCGACCTGGATATCAGGGGTGCAGGAAACCTGCTGGGTGGTGAACAAAGCGGTTTTATGGCGGATATCGGTTTTGAGATGTACCAAAAGATACTGGAAGAAGCCATCCGTGAACTCAAGCGCAGTGCTTTCAAGGATTTGTTCAAGGAAGAGATCAGCAAACAAGATGATTATGTGAGCGATTGTACGATTGATACTGATCTGGAAGTGCTAATCCCTGACGATTATGTGGAAAGCATCACCGAAAGGTTATCGCTTTATACGCGGCTGGATAATTGCGAACAGGAAACAGAACTGACCGGCTTCCACCAGGAAATGGTAGACCGTTTCGGCCCTATGCCGCCGCAGGTAGAAGACCTGTACACAACAGTGCGTTGCCGCTGGCTGGCGGTAGACCTGGGCTTTGAAAAAATGACTTTGAAAGAAGATACCCTGCGCTGTTATTTCATCAACAGGCCGGACTCGCCTTATTTTGAATCGGAATTGTTTAAAAATGTACTGGCTTATCTCCAAACCGGTACCAATAAAGCCAGGCTCAAACAAGCAGGCAAGAATTTCCTGCTGGTGGTTGACCAGGTGAAAGACATGGATGCCATGTATCGTTTCCTTCAGCAAATGCACAGCGCAGTACTGGCTGCACCTGCCCTCGCGCAATAA